In Chitinophaga sp. HK235, a single window of DNA contains:
- a CDS encoding glycoside hydrolase N-terminal domain-containing protein, whose amino-acid sequence MKYMITCLLTVVVATSGFSQEQSLKLWYTSPASATAKDVTSPWKDDPAWLQAMPIGNGNIGAMVFGDVNQERIQLNEKTLWNGSRDDNDNPEAARYLPEIRSLLFQGRFKEATALTNKTQVCKGAGSGTGNGSNVPFGTYQTLGDLRIDFGKSSPYEAYQRSLQLDDAIVRVSYQQEGVHYTREYFISAPANVMAVKFSADKKGALSFTATLDRPERFTTKAANGELVMSGALNNGKGGDGIKYITRLQARNKGGQLKYSGNQLIVKDADEVVLYLAASTDYLPNYPIYKGRDYAGLTASALKAATAVPYTQLKQAHVKDYQRLFNRVSLQLATTADDIPTDVRLKKIRETGNDNHLTQLYFQYGRYLLISSARKNTLPANLQGIWANKVLTPWNGDYHTNINVQMNYWLAENTNLGELHLSLTNFIQGIEKPASRSAAVQFGGSGWCVNPIVNIWGFTSPGEDPSWGLTTGASGWICEHLWEHYAFTKDSAYLRKVYPTLREAARFYLGWLVKDPSTGKLVSGPASSPENAFEAPDGSNGTISMGPSHDQEVIHELFTNVLQAAGILQQSDPLLDKIREAKANLLMPQIGADGRIMEWAQPYPEKEPGHRHMSHLYALYPGYAFTEAQAPQYVHAARKSLEYRLQHGGGHTGWSAAWVANLWARLKNGPEALKALNTIFMHKTADNLFNLHPPFQIDGNFGATAGIAEMLLQSHEGMVTLLPALPPEWKDGNVKGLCARGAFEVNMSWKDGKLSAATLRAIKGGGCQVRYGDQIVVMNTEAGKDYPLDALLR is encoded by the coding sequence ATGAAATATATGATTACCTGTCTGCTGACCGTGGTAGTAGCTACCAGCGGTTTTTCGCAGGAGCAGTCATTAAAATTATGGTACACTTCCCCTGCCAGCGCTACCGCCAAAGATGTCACTTCCCCCTGGAAAGATGATCCTGCCTGGTTACAGGCCATGCCGATTGGGAACGGTAATATCGGCGCCATGGTTTTTGGTGATGTCAACCAGGAGCGGATACAGCTCAATGAAAAAACATTATGGAATGGCAGTCGTGATGATAACGACAATCCGGAAGCAGCCCGCTATCTGCCGGAGATACGCAGCCTGTTGTTTCAGGGCCGGTTTAAGGAAGCTACAGCGCTGACCAATAAAACACAGGTATGTAAAGGGGCTGGCTCCGGTACCGGTAATGGTTCTAACGTGCCATTCGGTACGTATCAGACCCTGGGCGACCTGCGCATCGATTTCGGCAAAAGCAGTCCCTATGAAGCCTATCAGCGCAGCCTGCAACTGGATGATGCCATCGTCAGGGTCAGCTATCAGCAGGAGGGCGTACACTATACCCGTGAATATTTTATCAGCGCGCCGGCCAATGTGATGGCCGTAAAATTCTCTGCTGATAAAAAAGGGGCGCTCAGCTTCACGGCCACGCTGGACAGACCGGAACGTTTTACCACCAAAGCCGCCAATGGTGAACTGGTGATGAGTGGAGCACTCAACAACGGCAAAGGTGGTGATGGCATAAAATACATTACCCGATTACAGGCCCGCAACAAAGGTGGTCAGCTGAAATACAGCGGTAATCAGCTGATTGTAAAAGATGCGGACGAAGTGGTGTTATACCTTGCCGCTTCTACTGATTACCTGCCCAACTATCCCATATACAAAGGAAGAGATTATGCAGGGCTGACAGCCAGTGCATTAAAAGCGGCTACCGCCGTACCTTATACGCAATTAAAGCAGGCGCATGTAAAGGATTACCAACGGCTGTTTAACAGGGTGTCTTTACAACTGGCCACCACAGCAGACGACATCCCTACAGATGTCCGTTTGAAAAAAATAAGGGAAACAGGCAATGATAACCACCTGACACAGCTGTACTTTCAGTATGGCCGTTACCTGCTGATATCTTCTGCCCGGAAAAACACGCTGCCTGCCAATCTGCAGGGCATATGGGCCAATAAGGTACTGACCCCGTGGAATGGCGACTATCATACTAATATCAATGTGCAGATGAACTACTGGCTGGCTGAAAATACCAACCTGGGAGAACTGCATCTGTCGCTGACCAATTTCATCCAGGGTATAGAGAAGCCCGCCTCCCGCTCTGCTGCTGTACAGTTTGGCGGTTCGGGATGGTGTGTGAACCCTATCGTGAACATATGGGGCTTTACATCACCGGGCGAAGATCCTTCCTGGGGGCTGACTACTGGCGCCAGTGGCTGGATCTGTGAACATCTGTGGGAACATTATGCTTTTACGAAGGATTCCGCTTATCTGCGTAAGGTGTATCCGACACTGAGAGAGGCTGCCCGTTTTTACCTGGGCTGGCTGGTAAAAGATCCGTCAACAGGCAAGCTGGTGTCCGGACCTGCATCTTCCCCGGAAAATGCTTTCGAAGCACCTGACGGCAGCAATGGTACCATCAGTATGGGGCCTTCGCATGATCAGGAGGTGATACACGAACTGTTTACCAATGTGCTGCAGGCTGCGGGCATCTTACAACAGTCAGATCCCTTGCTGGATAAAATCCGTGAAGCCAAAGCCAACCTGCTGATGCCGCAGATAGGGGCTGATGGCCGTATTATGGAATGGGCGCAGCCCTATCCGGAGAAAGAACCCGGGCATCGTCATATGTCGCATTTATATGCCCTGTATCCGGGCTATGCCTTTACGGAGGCCCAGGCTCCGCAATATGTGCATGCGGCCCGTAAATCGCTCGAATACCGCCTGCAACACGGTGGCGGACATACCGGCTGGAGTGCCGCCTGGGTGGCTAATCTGTGGGCCCGGTTAAAAAACGGTCCTGAAGCCTTAAAAGCCCTCAACACTATTTTCATGCATAAAACAGCCGATAACCTGTTTAACCTGCATCCGCCTTTTCAGATAGACGGCAACTTTGGCGCCACTGCTGGTATCGCTGAAATGCTGTTGCAGAGTCACGAAGGGATGGTGACACTGTTGCCGGCCCTGCCTCCGGAGTGGAAAGACGGGAACGTAAAAGGACTCTGTGCCCGCGGAGCTTTTGAAGTGAATATGTCATGGAAAGATGGAAAGCTGTCTGCCGCTACGCTGCGCGCTATCAAAGGAGGCGGCTGTCAGGTACGTTATGGCGACCAGATCGTGGTGATGAATACAGAAGCCGGAAAAGATTACCCGCTGGACGCATTATTACGATAA
- a CDS encoding efflux RND transporter periplasmic adaptor subunit, whose protein sequence is MRKIFIYLAFTGLLFACKNKQAAENTNANKGAAEDIVTLDSLQRKNAAIVLDTARTINMHATLRATGVVDVPPQNLISISSPLGGYLKSTRLLPGSQVSKGEVLGIMEDQSYIQLQQDYLTAKANMEYLSADMERQRTLSEADAISKKKYQQVLNEYKTAQVTLKSVGEKLRIININPDKLTVGSISRTAPIYSPINGYVTKVNVNIGRYVMPSDVLFELVNPEDIHAAITVFEKDITSFRKGVKGKVTLVEKPDQEYEIETILVTKNINDNRSGLIHCHFEKPGHDLLPGMFLNATFEMDNQQALAVPENAVVRYMGKEYIFTTQDGHTFTFTPVNTGLKENKMIQLLPGGKDLRNEKIVVEGAYSLLGKLKNRSEEE, encoded by the coding sequence ATGCGGAAGATATTCATATACCTCGCCTTCACAGGATTATTATTCGCCTGCAAAAACAAACAGGCCGCAGAAAACACCAACGCCAACAAGGGAGCAGCAGAAGATATCGTGACACTCGACAGCCTGCAGAGAAAAAATGCAGCCATCGTACTCGACACTGCCCGTACCATCAACATGCACGCCACCCTGAGAGCCACCGGCGTAGTAGACGTACCTCCGCAAAACCTGATCTCCATCAGTTCTCCTTTAGGTGGTTATCTCAAAAGCACCCGCCTGCTGCCCGGCAGCCAGGTGTCAAAAGGAGAAGTACTGGGCATCATGGAAGACCAGAGCTACATACAGCTTCAACAGGACTACCTCACAGCCAAAGCCAATATGGAATACCTCTCCGCTGATATGGAAAGGCAACGGACCCTCAGCGAAGCAGATGCCATCAGCAAAAAGAAATATCAGCAGGTGCTCAATGAATATAAAACCGCTCAGGTGACCCTTAAATCTGTCGGGGAAAAACTGCGTATCATCAACATCAATCCTGATAAACTCACTGTTGGCAGTATCTCCCGCACAGCGCCCATCTACTCTCCCATCAACGGTTATGTGACCAAAGTCAATGTCAACATAGGCCGTTATGTAATGCCCTCCGATGTGTTGTTTGAGCTGGTCAACCCGGAAGATATCCATGCAGCCATCACGGTGTTTGAAAAAGATATCACCTCCTTCCGCAAAGGCGTAAAAGGCAAAGTGACACTGGTAGAAAAACCGGATCAGGAGTATGAAATAGAAACGATACTTGTCACCAAAAATATCAACGACAACCGCAGTGGTCTGATCCACTGCCACTTCGAAAAACCAGGTCACGATCTGCTGCCAGGCATGTTCCTCAACGCCACCTTCGAGATGGATAACCAGCAGGCACTGGCCGTGCCTGAAAATGCCGTCGTACGGTATATGGGCAAAGAATATATCTTCACCACCCAGGATGGACATACCTTTACCTTCACGCCTGTAAACACCGGCCTGAAAGAAAATAAAATGATACAGCTCCTGCCTGGAGGAAAAGATCTGCGGAACGAGAAAATTGTGGTGGAAGGCGCCTATTCACTGTTAGGCAAACTGAAAAACAGATCAGAAGAAGAATAA
- a CDS encoding CusA/CzcA family heavy metal efflux RND transporter, whose amino-acid sequence MLNSIIRFSIKNKLIIGLFILALIGWGSYSLTQLPIDAVPDITNNQVLVISSAPSLGAPDVERFITVPIELATRNIPGIIEQRSFSRFGLSLVTIVFNDQTDVYWARQQVSERLAQVRQQIPAGMAEPELGPVTTGLGEVFQYVVKPKPGYEGKYDLTALRDIQDWTVRRQLLGTEGVADVSSFGGTVKQYEVAISPEKLKSFQITISDVYRSLQENNQNTGGAYIEKGPGVLFIRSEGLVKNLEDIGNIAIKRINNGIPVLIRDVATVKTGTAIRYGAMVLNDQQEVAGAVVMMLKGENSNKVIRNIKDKIAAIEKTLPEGIAIEAFLDRTKMVDNAISTVERNLLEGALIVILVLVIFMGNVRAGLIVASVIPLSMLFAIILMHIFGVSGNLMSLGALDFGLLVDGAVIIIEAVMHKLTKGATLSGVKQLTQEQMNEEVESSAKSMMNSAAFGQVIILIVYLPILSLQGIEGKMFRPMAQTVSFAILGACLLSLTYVPMMGALFLNKKLSHKDSFADKMMERIKRLYDPLLQRVLRIPVLVIAVAFVLFGAAALVLSNMGGEFIPQLEEGDFAVDTRLLPGTSLSTSIQTTEKAAGVLKRQFPEVEKVVVKIGSGEIPTDPMPMEAADLMVILKPKHEWTSASGFPELAGKMSKALEEIPGITTGFQFPVQMRFNELMTGARQDVVCKIFGDDLDTLAAYADKIGSIVRTVQGAKDLYTETVTGVAQLVVSYKREAIARYGASVTDVNNTIQAAYAGATSGLVFEGEKRYDLVVRMNENEKKDINEINNLQVGLPNGEQVPLQVLADIDIQDGPYQIQREDARRRITVGFNVRGRDVQSIVKELQTKVREHLKLPPGYYITYGGQYENLQHATKRLSIALPVALLLIFLMLFFAFRKMKYCLLIFSAIPLSAIGGVFTLWMRGMPFSISAGIGFIALFGVAVLNGIVLIGEMNQLKNSGMTNIRQIIIQATHDRLRPVLMTATVASLGFLPMALSNGAGAEVQRPLATVVIGGLITATLLTLVVLPALFLLFEEGWKKPKPAAIMLLLLLGAPALLQAQTTKPLTLQQALQTAQQQNLQLKLSQQQAAYYQALTRSSTDLPKAQVMTELGNVNSNTFDNKFTLTQGFAFPTVYKRQKQLYEQEWQQARLQTTLQQAEITRLVKLAYLQLQFLKAKKVLLQKTDSIVSSYSRVAKLRYDNGESNLLEKTTLENQEHQAKMQLELLQSDQKTAIAQLNMLLHETPSDIDPADTLGSAPILFDSTKLQQHPYLQVYQQQQQLNNSKTQLEKARLLPDWTLGYSNQSIVGWQPDKNNVERYYGPGHRFSIAQVGIGIPIFASAQKARIKAAQQMQASAATATALATEQLRIQLEQNWNDYMKYQQAISYYHRSALKESDIIIQTANISYKNGEIGYIEWSTLISNAIALQSQYIDVLKELNIRKTELEYLLQFNQQ is encoded by the coding sequence TTGTTAAACAGTATTATCCGCTTTTCCATCAAAAACAAGCTGATCATAGGCTTGTTTATACTGGCACTGATAGGCTGGGGTAGTTATTCCCTTACCCAGCTCCCGATTGATGCAGTGCCCGACATCACCAACAACCAGGTGCTGGTGATCTCTTCTGCGCCCAGCCTGGGCGCTCCCGACGTAGAACGTTTCATCACCGTACCCATAGAACTGGCTACCCGCAATATTCCCGGGATTATCGAACAACGCAGCTTTTCCCGTTTCGGACTAAGCCTGGTGACCATCGTCTTCAATGACCAGACAGATGTTTACTGGGCCAGGCAACAGGTAAGTGAACGGTTGGCACAGGTACGCCAGCAGATACCTGCCGGTATGGCTGAGCCTGAACTAGGCCCGGTAACAACCGGTCTGGGAGAGGTTTTCCAGTATGTGGTAAAACCCAAACCCGGCTATGAAGGCAAATATGATCTCACCGCACTACGTGACATACAGGACTGGACCGTAAGGCGTCAGCTGCTGGGCACCGAAGGAGTGGCTGATGTCAGCTCCTTTGGCGGTACCGTCAAACAATATGAGGTAGCTATCAGCCCCGAGAAACTCAAGAGTTTCCAAATCACCATCTCCGATGTGTACCGCAGCCTTCAGGAAAATAACCAGAACACTGGTGGTGCCTATATCGAAAAAGGCCCCGGCGTATTGTTTATCCGCAGTGAAGGCCTGGTAAAAAACCTCGAAGACATCGGCAACATTGCCATCAAAAGGATCAACAACGGTATTCCGGTGCTGATAAGAGATGTAGCCACCGTTAAAACGGGAACGGCTATACGTTACGGCGCTATGGTACTCAATGATCAACAAGAGGTGGCCGGCGCTGTAGTAATGATGCTGAAAGGGGAAAACAGCAACAAGGTGATCCGCAACATCAAGGATAAAATAGCCGCCATAGAAAAAACATTACCGGAAGGTATCGCCATAGAAGCATTTCTGGACAGAACAAAAATGGTAGACAACGCCATCTCCACCGTAGAGCGTAACCTGCTGGAAGGCGCCCTGATCGTGATCCTGGTACTGGTCATCTTCATGGGCAATGTCCGCGCCGGCCTGATCGTAGCGTCGGTGATACCGCTGTCTATGCTCTTTGCCATCATCCTGATGCATATCTTCGGCGTAAGCGGCAACCTGATGAGTCTGGGAGCACTCGACTTCGGCCTGCTGGTAGATGGCGCCGTCATCATCATCGAAGCGGTGATGCACAAACTCACCAAAGGTGCCACCCTCAGCGGCGTAAAACAGCTCACACAGGAACAGATGAACGAGGAAGTGGAATCATCCGCCAAAAGTATGATGAACAGTGCCGCCTTCGGTCAGGTGATCATCCTTATTGTATATCTGCCTATCCTCTCCCTGCAGGGTATTGAAGGCAAGATGTTCCGCCCGATGGCACAAACCGTGTCTTTCGCCATCCTCGGCGCCTGCCTGCTGTCGCTCACTTATGTACCGATGATGGGCGCCCTCTTCCTCAACAAAAAACTAAGTCATAAAGACAGCTTCGCCGATAAAATGATGGAACGGATAAAACGCCTGTACGACCCGCTTTTGCAGAGAGTATTACGTATACCCGTACTAGTGATAGCCGTTGCTTTTGTATTGTTTGGTGCAGCAGCGCTGGTACTTTCCAACATGGGTGGTGAGTTTATTCCGCAGCTGGAAGAAGGCGACTTCGCCGTGGATACCCGGCTATTGCCCGGTACTTCGCTGAGCACCTCTATCCAGACCACAGAAAAGGCCGCCGGCGTGCTGAAACGCCAGTTTCCGGAAGTAGAAAAAGTAGTCGTAAAAATAGGTTCCGGGGAAATACCTACAGACCCCATGCCTATGGAAGCTGCCGACCTGATGGTGATCCTCAAACCTAAACACGAATGGACCAGCGCCTCCGGTTTCCCTGAGCTGGCCGGCAAAATGAGTAAGGCCCTGGAAGAGATTCCCGGTATCACCACCGGCTTTCAGTTTCCCGTACAGATGCGCTTTAATGAACTGATGACCGGTGCCCGTCAGGATGTGGTTTGTAAAATATTCGGTGACGACCTCGATACCCTCGCTGCTTATGCCGATAAGATTGGTTCCATCGTACGGACTGTACAAGGTGCGAAAGACCTCTACACCGAAACCGTCACCGGTGTGGCCCAGCTGGTAGTGTCTTACAAAAGGGAGGCCATCGCCCGTTACGGCGCTTCTGTTACCGATGTCAACAACACCATCCAGGCCGCCTATGCCGGCGCCACTTCCGGATTGGTATTCGAAGGCGAAAAAAGATACGATCTCGTAGTACGTATGAACGAAAACGAGAAAAAAGATATCAACGAAATCAATAACCTACAGGTAGGGCTACCCAACGGAGAACAGGTACCACTGCAGGTGCTGGCCGACATTGATATACAGGATGGTCCTTACCAGATACAAAGGGAAGATGCCCGCCGCAGGATCACCGTTGGTTTTAACGTGCGTGGCCGCGACGTGCAGAGCATCGTGAAGGAGTTGCAGACCAAGGTACGCGAACACCTTAAACTTCCTCCGGGATATTACATCACTTATGGCGGTCAATACGAAAACCTGCAGCATGCTACCAAAAGGTTAAGTATCGCGCTGCCGGTAGCGCTGCTGCTGATATTCCTGATGCTGTTCTTCGCTTTTCGTAAAATGAAATACTGCCTGCTGATATTCTCCGCCATCCCATTGTCTGCTATTGGCGGGGTATTCACGTTGTGGATGCGGGGTATGCCTTTCAGTATCTCCGCCGGTATAGGTTTTATCGCATTGTTTGGCGTAGCAGTATTAAACGGTATTGTATTAATCGGAGAAATGAATCAGTTAAAAAACAGTGGTATGACAAACATACGGCAGATCATCATCCAGGCCACACACGACAGATTAAGGCCTGTACTGATGACCGCCACCGTGGCATCACTCGGCTTCCTGCCGATGGCCCTCAGTAATGGCGCTGGCGCGGAAGTACAACGACCGCTGGCCACCGTTGTAATCGGTGGTCTGATCACCGCTACCCTGCTCACACTGGTAGTACTTCCTGCGCTTTTCCTGTTGTTTGAAGAAGGATGGAAAAAACCCAAACCAGCAGCAATCATGCTCCTGCTGTTGCTGGGCGCTCCTGCCCTGCTGCAGGCACAAACCACAAAGCCGCTCACGTTGCAACAGGCCCTGCAGACAGCACAGCAGCAAAACCTGCAGCTAAAACTCAGCCAGCAACAGGCTGCCTATTATCAGGCACTCACCCGTAGCAGCACCGACCTGCCCAAGGCACAGGTGATGACAGAATTGGGAAATGTCAACAGCAATACTTTTGATAATAAATTCACACTCACCCAGGGCTTCGCCTTCCCTACCGTATACAAGCGGCAAAAACAACTGTATGAGCAGGAATGGCAACAAGCCAGACTACAAACCACGCTACAGCAGGCAGAGATAACAAGGCTGGTAAAGCTGGCCTATCTGCAGTTGCAATTCCTTAAAGCAAAAAAGGTACTGTTACAAAAAACCGACAGCATCGTTTCCAGCTACTCCAGGGTGGCCAAACTTCGCTACGACAACGGAGAAAGTAATCTCCTGGAAAAAACAACACTGGAAAACCAGGAACACCAGGCTAAAATGCAGCTGGAACTGTTGCAGTCCGATCAGAAAACTGCCATCGCACAGCTAAACATGCTGCTGCATGAAACACCGTCAGACATTGACCCTGCCGATACATTGGGCAGCGCGCCCATTCTGTTCGACAGTACTAAACTGCAGCAACATCCTTATCTGCAGGTATATCAGCAGCAGCAACAGCTCAACAACAGCAAAACACAGCTGGAAAAAGCCAGGCTGCTGCCCGACTGGACGCTGGGTTATTCCAACCAATCCATCGTAGGATGGCAACCGGATAAAAACAATGTAGAACGTTATTACGGCCCCGGCCACCGTTTTTCCATCGCCCAGGTAGGTATCGGCATTCCTATCTTCGCTTCTGCACAGAAAGCCAGGATAAAGGCCGCACAACAAATGCAGGCCAGCGCCGCCACCGCCACCGCACTGGCCACTGAACAGCTACGCATCCAGCTCGAACAAAACTGGAACGACTATATGAAATATCAGCAGGCCATCAGCTATTATCATCGCTCGGCCCTGAAAGAATCAGATATCATCATACAAACGGCCAATATCAGCTATAAAAACGGCGAAATAGGGTACATCGAATGGAGTACCCTCATCAGCAACGCCATCGCCCTGCAAAGCCAGTATATCGATGTTTTGAAAGAACTCAACATCCGGAAAACAGAACTGGAATATTTATTACAATTCAATCAGCAATAG
- a CDS encoding porin family protein produces MKSKLRLVVAVAAFFMCPFVVQAQVDLGIKAGLSIPNLTSGNSSNPINSGYSSRLGLDAGVHAEFHLTKRFSIQPELRYSSQGGKKDKGQAFPPTPEMAAGFQAQGQPVPQYVYADYKSVAKFNYLMIPVLAKYHFGFSPKWDLYVAAGPFVSFLLNGKQEMSGTSPIFLDTDHKQPLTPPQDFNQTQDIKSELKKANWGIDGHIGLAYHLNSRSAIFVEGGGNYGFVKIQKNKANGENNTGAGVVVLGYSYRICDKKK; encoded by the coding sequence ATGAAAAGCAAATTACGTTTAGTCGTTGCCGTGGCGGCGTTTTTTATGTGTCCGTTCGTGGTGCAGGCGCAGGTTGATCTCGGTATTAAAGCAGGTTTGAGTATCCCTAATTTAACTTCCGGTAATTCTTCCAATCCAATTAACAGCGGCTACAGCTCCAGGCTGGGCCTTGATGCGGGTGTGCATGCTGAATTTCATCTTACCAAACGTTTTTCTATCCAGCCTGAACTGAGATACTCTTCCCAGGGTGGTAAAAAAGACAAAGGCCAGGCATTTCCTCCTACACCGGAAATGGCAGCAGGATTTCAGGCTCAGGGCCAACCGGTACCTCAGTATGTATATGCTGATTACAAAAGCGTAGCTAAATTCAACTACCTGATGATCCCTGTGCTGGCTAAATATCACTTTGGCTTCAGCCCTAAATGGGATCTTTATGTAGCTGCCGGTCCATTCGTAAGTTTCCTGCTGAATGGTAAACAGGAGATGAGCGGTACCAGCCCTATTTTCCTGGACACAGACCATAAACAGCCGCTGACTCCTCCGCAGGATTTTAACCAAACCCAGGATATCAAAAGTGAGCTGAAAAAAGCCAACTGGGGTATCGATGGTCATATCGGTCTGGCTTACCACCTCAACAGCAGAAGTGCGATCTTCGTTGAAGGTGGTGGTAACTACGGTTTCGTGAAAATCCAAAAAAACAAAGCCAACGGTGAAAACAATACCGGTGCTGGTGTTGTAGTACTGGGTTACTCTTACCGTATCTGCGATAAGAAAAAATAA
- a CDS encoding HAD-IIB family hydrolase — protein sequence MRKLIVFDLDGTLAVSKSPIDTEMGSLLGGLIETVRVAIISGGKWEQFEKQVIRLLPQGIPLSRLFILPTCGTQFYHYKQQWELLYAENFTSAEKEKILHSLNTAIAQAGFTIIQTWGDQIEDRGSQITWSALGQEAPVDAKKSWDPDFTKRRKIQSLLDKLIPGFAVNLGGMTSVDITKEGIDKGYGIRKLRDTLGIAIEEMLFVGDALFEGGNDYPAKEAGALSIAVRDPDETKRVIETALACLHA from the coding sequence ATGAGAAAGCTCATCGTATTTGACCTCGACGGTACCCTCGCTGTGAGCAAGTCGCCTATCGACACAGAAATGGGTTCCCTGCTGGGAGGCCTGATAGAGACGGTGCGTGTGGCGATCATCTCCGGCGGTAAATGGGAACAATTCGAAAAACAGGTGATCCGTTTGCTACCCCAGGGCATACCGCTATCCCGGCTTTTTATACTGCCTACCTGTGGTACACAGTTCTATCATTACAAACAACAATGGGAACTGCTCTACGCAGAAAACTTTACGTCCGCTGAAAAGGAAAAAATCCTCCACTCACTGAATACTGCCATTGCGCAGGCGGGGTTTACCATCATACAAACCTGGGGTGATCAGATAGAAGACCGCGGCAGCCAGATTACCTGGTCTGCACTCGGACAGGAAGCACCCGTAGATGCCAAAAAAAGCTGGGATCCCGATTTTACCAAACGCAGGAAAATCCAGTCCTTACTTGATAAATTGATTCCCGGATTTGCGGTGAACCTGGGTGGAATGACTTCCGTGGATATTACCAAAGAAGGAATTGATAAAGGGTATGGCATCCGCAAACTGAGGGATACGCTGGGTATAGCAATAGAAGAAATGTTGTTTGTAGGAGATGCCTTGTTTGAAGGTGGCAATGATTATCCTGCGAAAGAGGCCGGGGCACTGAGTATAGCGGTAAGAGATCCTGATGAAACCAAAAGGGTGATCGAAACAGCGCTGGCCTGTTTGCATGCTTAA